CTCCCTGCTCGTCTTTGAGCATGTGGATGTGCCGGAGGCGGGCGTTCAGCTGCCCGCCGGTGGCGTGGAGGACGGCGAAACCCCAGCACAGACCGCTGTGCGCGAGCTGTTTGAGGAATCCGGTCTACAGCTCAGTGCGCCGCGTCACCTGCGGTCCTACCGCTGGGAGGCGCAGCTTCCGGAGCGCTTTATCCGGCAGGTCTGCCACGCCTATGCTTTCGCCGCGCCGCCCGATCTTCCCCCAAATTGGATCCATCCCGCCGGCGGCTATCTGTTCGCCTTTCGCTGGGCCGCGCTGGACACGCCCGGTCTGGACTGGGACATGGACGCCGCGCTGCCGTATCTGAATGCCGCCCCCTTTCAGGAGACCTGCCCATGACTGACCTGCCAGACATCACTTCCGCACCCGAAACCCCCTCTCCTGAGCAGCTGGCTCCCGAGAACGATTCCATTCTGGCCAAGCAGTTTGATCCGCGGGCCGTCGAGCCGGGCTGGGCGGCGAGGTGGCGCAACGAACCGTTCCGCGCCGACGCCACCAGTGGCAGAGAACCCTTTACCATCGTGATTCCGCCGCCCAATGTGACGGGCAACCTGCACCTGGGCCACGCGCTGGACAATACGCTGATCGACACGCTGATCCGCTACAAGCGCATGGCGGGCTTCGAGGCGCTGTACCTGCCGGGCATGGACCACGCCGGGATCAGCACGCAGGTGGTGGTGGAAAAGCAACTGCGTGAGCAGGGCGTCTCC
This sequence is a window from Deinococcus humi. Protein-coding genes within it:
- a CDS encoding NUDIX hydrolase, whose translation is MITFYDNQAQARADAMASGLRERVLCFVVRASSLLVFEHVDVPEAGVQLPAGGVEDGETPAQTAVRELFEESGLQLSAPRHLRSYRWEAQLPERFIRQVCHAYAFAAPPDLPPNWIHPAGGYLFAFRWAALDTPGLDWDMDAALPYLNAAPFQETCP